One Salvelinus sp. IW2-2015 unplaced genomic scaffold, ASM291031v2 Un_scaffold1309, whole genome shotgun sequence DNA segment encodes these proteins:
- the LOC112070388 gene encoding Fc receptor-like protein 5 translates to MTFHNTYAVEQDSMEHTSLWGIILLSALTCYGQSQEPPRAVLTLQPKRTPTGIYQGETVTLRCDIQEDGVTDWEYRWYRSLYGLVYSSSQNECSLSPVELSHNGVYSCMGVRRSNSQKSSISEDVTLTVSWMASPHLTMSPSWWANAGDSVTLSCEVGDSSTGWRFSWYKAVPYREGLPSYPDKDFFPELLPDSDSGAGGAYSLSLVGLNHRXRYVCRAERGDPVYYTDFSELKFLWVEGRSPSAFLTVSPNRVQFFYNESVSLGCAVQGDSNRWRVKRYLRWEEPKVLECPTDWGSVTGSTCIFTTTDVWSDTGVYWCESESGEYSNAVNITVTLKGVALESPALPVTEGDSVTLRCRYQGTPSNLSTEFHKWMDNGYLTKTELTGEMTIPAATQSDEGWYRCKQLDQGESHGSWVSVRAPDPVWPISLLILLCSLLVVSIFLLVTIALVVKCCRARAARSRDKRNDRNATDQVISIELT, encoded by the exons ATGACCTTTCACAACACTTACGCTGTCGAGCAGGATAGCATGGAGCACACCTCACTCTGGGGAATTATTT tgCTCAGTGCTCTCACCTGCTATGGACAAAGCCAAG AGCCACCCAGAGCTGTTTTAACTCTGCAGCCTAAACGGACACCGACAGGGATATACCAAGGAGAGACCGTCACTCTCCGATGTGACATACAGGAGGACGGAGTCACTGACTGGGAGTACCGATGGTACAGAAGTCTTTACGGCCTCGTTTACTCCTCTAGTCAGAACGAATGCAGTCTTAGTCCTGTTGAACTGTCTCATAATGGTGTCTACAGCTGTATGGGAGTACGGAGGAGTAACTCCCAGAAGTCCAGTATCAGTGAAGACGTCACACTGACCGTGTCAT GGATGGCTTCTCCTCACCTGACCATGTCTCCTTCATGGTGGGCGAATGCTGGCGACTCGGTAACGYTGAGCTGTGAGGTTGGAGATTCGTCTACAGGCTGGAGGTTCTCCTGGTACAAGGCTGTACCCTACAGGGAAGGGCTCCCCTCTTATCCRGACAAGGACTTCTTTCCAGAGCTGCTACCGGACAGTGATAGTGGGGCTGGAGGCGCCTACTCTCTCAGCCTGGTTGGTCTGAATCATAGAGMGAGATATGTGTGtagagctgagagaggagaccCAGTCTATTACACAGACTTCAGTGAACTSAAGTTTCTCTGGGTAGAAG gtcgGTCTCCTTCAGCCTTTCTGACTGTCAGTCCCAACAGAGTTCAGTTTTTTTACAATGAGTCTGTCTCGCTGGGGTGTGCGGTGCAGGGGGACTCTAATAGATGGAGAGTGAAGAGGTACTTACGATGGGAAGAACCCAAAGTATTAGAGTGTCCTACTGACTGGGGATCAGTGACAGGATCCACATGCATCTTCACAACTACAGATGTCTGGTCAGACACTGGAGTGTACTGGTGTGAGTCTGAGTCAGGAGAGTACAGTAATGCCGTCAACATCACAGTGACCCTTA AGGGTGTGGCCCTGGAAAGCCCTGCCCTTCCTGTGACTGAGGGAGATTCTGTGACTCTACGCTGCAGATATCAGGGGACCCCATCAAACCTCAGTACTGAGTTTCATAAATGGATGGACAACGGCTACCTCACTAAGACTGAGCTAACAGGAGAGATGACCATCCCTGCAGCAACACAGTCAGATGAAGGATGGTACCGGTGTAAACAACTAGACCAGGGAGAATCACATGGGAGCTGGGTGTCTGTGAGAG ctCCAGACCCAGTGTGGCCCATCTCTTTGCTCATTCTGCTGTGTAGTTTACTGGTGGTTTCTATCTTCCTGCTGGTGACCATTGCACTGGTGGTGAAATGCTGCAGAGCTCGAG cAGCTCGATCAAGAGACAAGAGAAATGACAGAAACGCCACTGACCAAGTCATCAGTATTGAATTAACATGA